One stretch of Streptomyces agglomeratus DNA includes these proteins:
- the trpS gene encoding tryptophan--tRNA ligase, whose protein sequence is MASDRPRVLSGIQPTAGSFHLGNYLGAVRQWVALQESHDAFYMVVDLHAITVPQDPAELRANTRLAAAQLLAAGLDPDRCTLFVQSHVPEHAQLGWVMNCLAGFGEASRMTQFKDKSAKQGSDRATVGLFTYPILQVADILLYQANQVPVGEDQRQHIELTRDLAERFNGRFGDTFTIPAPYILKETAKIFDLQDPAIKMSKSASTPKGLINLLDEPKVTAKKIKSAVTDTDTVIRYDAVEKPGVSNLLSIYSTLTGETVAELEKKYEGKMYGALKTDLAEVMVEFVTPFRTRTREYLDDPETLDSILAKGAEKARTVAAETLAQAYEKVGLLPAKH, encoded by the coding sequence ATGGCCTCTGATCGTCCCCGCGTGCTCTCCGGCATCCAGCCCACCGCAGGCTCGTTCCACCTCGGCAACTACCTTGGCGCCGTGCGCCAATGGGTCGCCCTCCAGGAATCGCACGACGCCTTCTACATGGTCGTCGACCTGCACGCGATCACCGTTCCGCAGGACCCCGCCGAACTGCGTGCCAACACCCGGCTGGCCGCGGCCCAGCTGCTGGCCGCCGGCCTCGATCCGGACCGCTGCACGCTCTTCGTACAGAGCCACGTGCCCGAGCACGCCCAGCTCGGCTGGGTCATGAACTGCCTCGCCGGATTCGGTGAGGCGTCCCGCATGACGCAGTTCAAGGACAAGTCCGCCAAGCAGGGCTCCGACCGCGCCACTGTCGGCCTCTTCACGTACCCGATCCTCCAGGTCGCGGACATCCTGCTCTACCAGGCCAATCAGGTCCCGGTCGGCGAGGACCAGCGTCAGCACATCGAACTGACCCGCGACCTCGCGGAACGCTTCAACGGCCGCTTCGGCGACACGTTCACCATCCCGGCGCCGTACATCCTCAAGGAGACGGCGAAGATCTTCGATCTCCAGGACCCGGCGATCAAGATGAGCAAGTCGGCGTCGACGCCGAAGGGCCTGATCAACCTGCTCGACGAGCCCAAGGTGACCGCCAAGAAGATCAAGAGCGCGGTCACGGACACGGACACCGTGATCCGTTACGACGCGGTCGAGAAGCCGGGCGTCAGCAATCTGCTCTCCATCTACTCCACGCTCACCGGCGAGACCGTCGCCGAGCTGGAGAAGAAGTACGAGGGCAAGATGTACGGCGCGCTCAAGACGGACCTCGCCGAGGTGATGGTGGAGTTCGTCACGCCGTTCCGCACGCGCACGCGGGAATACCTGGACGACCCGGAGACGCTGGACTCGATCCTGGCGAAGGGCGCGGAGAAGGCCCGTACGGTCGCCGCGGAGACGCTCGCACAGGCGTACGAGAAGGTCGGTCTGCTGCCCGCCAAGCACTGA